A portion of the Bombina bombina isolate aBomBom1 chromosome 11, aBomBom1.pri, whole genome shotgun sequence genome contains these proteins:
- the LOC128641707 gene encoding uncharacterized protein LOC128641707, which produces MQILLFLHSIQPHFLRTSSLATKPDTSHRTHIPRLSTPPPPTEHIYLVSAHHLPQNTYSSSQHTTTSQSHRTHIPRPSTPPPTEHIYLVSAHHLPQNTYTSSQHTTSYRTHIPRLSTPPPTEHIFIVSAHHHLPVPQNTYTSSQHTTSHRTHIPRLSTPPPTEHIYLVSAHHLPQNTYTSSQHTTSHRTHIPRLSTPPPTEHIFLVSAHHHLPVPQNTYTSSQHTTSHRTHIPRLSTPPPTEHIYLVSAHHLPQNTYTSSQHTTSHTYSSSQHTTSHTYSSSQHTTSHTYSSSQHTTTSHRTHIPRLSTPPPSEHIFLVSAHHLPHIFLVSAHHLPHIFLVSAHHLPQNTYSSSQHTTSHRTHIPRLSTPPPTHIPRLSTPPPTHIPLLSTPPPTEHIFLVSAHHLPQNTYSSSQHTTSHRTHIPRLSTPPPSPTHIPRLSIPPPTHIPRLSTPPPTEHIFLVSAHHLPQNTYTSSQHITSHRTHIPRLSTSPPTNIPHLSTPPPTVILVHFITFL; this is translated from the exons ATGCAAATACTCCTATTTCTGCATTCTATTCAGCCACACTTCTTA AGAACTTCCTCCCTCGCTACAAAGCCAGACACCTCCCACAGAACACATATTCCTCGTCTCAGCACACCACCACCTCCCACAGAACACATATACCTCGTCTCAGCACACCACCTCCCACAGAACACATATTCATCGTCTCAGCACACCACCACCTCCCAGTCCCACAGAACACATATACCTCGTCCCAGCACACCACCTCCCACAGAACACATATACCTCGTCTCAGCACACCACCTCCCACAGAACACATATACCTCGTCTCAGCACACCACCTCCTACAGAACACATATACCTCGTCTCAGCACACCACCTCCCACAGAACACATATTCATCGTCTCAGCACACCACCACCTCCCAGTCCCACAGAACACATATACCTCGTCTCAGCACACCACCTCCCACAGAACACATATACCTCGTCTCAGCACACCACCTCCCACAGAACACATATACCTCGTCTCAGCACACCACCTCCCACAGAACACATATACCTCGTCTCAGCACACCACCTCCCACAGAACACATATACCTCGTCTCAGCACACCACCTCCCACAGAACACATATTCCTCGTCTCAGCACACCACCACCTCCCAGTCCCACAGAACACATATACCTCGTCTCAGCACACCACCTCCCACAGAACACATATTCCTCGTCTCAGCACACCACCTCCCACAGAACACATATACCTCGTCTCAGCACACCACCTCCCACAGAACACATATACCTCGTCTCAGCACACCACCTCCCACACATATTCATCGTCTCAGCACACCACCTCCCACACATATTCCTCGTCTCAGCACACCACCTCCCACACATATTCCTCGTCTCAGCACACCACCACCTCCCACAGAACACATATTCCTCGTCTCAGCACACCACCTCCCTCAGAACATATATTCCTCGTCTCAGCACACCACCTCCCACACATATTCCTCGTCTCAGCACACCACCTCCCACACATATTCCTCGTCTCAGCACACCACCTCCCACAGAACACATATTCCTCGTCTCAGCACACCACCTCCCACAGAACACATATTCCTCGTCTCAGCACACCACCTCCCACACATATTCCTCGTCTCAGCACACCACCTCCCACACATATTCCTCTTCTCAGCACACCACCTCCCACAGAACACATATTCCTCGTCTCAGCACACCACCTCCCACAGAACACATATTCCTCGTCTCAGCACACCACCTCCCACAGAACACATATTCCTCGTCTCAGCACACCACCTCCCAGTCCCACACATATTCCTCGTCTCAGCATACCACCTCCCACACATATTCCTCGTCTCAGCACACCACCTCCCACAGAACACATATTCCTCGTCTCAGCACACCACCTCCCACAGAACACATATACCTCGTCTCAGCACATCACCTCCCACAGAACACATATTCCTCGTCTCAGCACATCACCTCCCACAAATATTCCTCATCTCAGCACACCACCTCCCACAGTAATCTTGGTACACTTCATAACATTTTTGTAG